The following coding sequences lie in one Polynucleobacter necessarius genomic window:
- a CDS encoding MFS transporter, whose product MAVPLATALTDRIDARRVYLVGGIFASFGLLGMGFLASNFWTALLFMAINGAGLAGTYMPGLKILSDRIEAGELTRPFYTVFFGIGTGFSYLCSGWILNALGWHYVFGIISLGPLAAFLIVLFLIPPLAHEKWSGPLRLHIRDLFPVHQWKQVLENKKAAGFIFGYTAHTIELFASRSWIVAFFAFCVASSGELFFLAITTLAGIINFFGVPASILGNELALRIGRQKWVCIVMLTSAVCGIALALSTGHSWWLILSLAVVHAIFIMADSATLTAGLVISAQKNIKGAAMGLHSLMGFGGGLLGPAIFGFVLDIAGSRSSHSAWVWAYIAIVIWGVLFVLYERRKGWVEKQINERS is encoded by the coding sequence ATGGCGGTGCCTTTGGCCACTGCCTTGACCGACCGAATAGATGCTAGAAGGGTTTATCTAGTTGGTGGTATTTTTGCTAGCTTTGGTTTACTGGGGATGGGTTTCCTGGCCAGTAATTTTTGGACTGCATTGTTATTTATGGCAATCAATGGTGCTGGGCTTGCAGGCACCTATATGCCTGGTCTGAAAATCCTGTCAGATCGAATTGAGGCCGGAGAATTAACTCGTCCTTTTTATACGGTCTTCTTTGGAATTGGCACAGGATTTTCCTATTTATGTTCGGGCTGGATACTCAATGCCCTGGGCTGGCATTATGTATTTGGAATCATTTCTTTAGGTCCTTTGGCTGCATTTTTAATTGTGTTATTTTTAATTCCTCCGCTTGCGCATGAAAAGTGGAGCGGGCCATTGCGGCTGCATATTCGAGATCTTTTTCCGGTGCATCAATGGAAACAAGTATTAGAAAATAAAAAAGCGGCTGGATTTATTTTTGGTTATACAGCCCATACGATTGAGTTGTTTGCCTCTCGCAGCTGGATTGTGGCTTTCTTTGCTTTTTGCGTCGCTAGCTCTGGTGAATTATTCTTTTTAGCCATCACCACTCTTGCTGGAATAATTAATTTTTTTGGTGTACCTGCATCGATATTAGGTAACGAGCTTGCCCTTCGTATCGGACGTCAAAAGTGGGTTTGTATTGTGATGCTAACGAGTGCTGTCTGTGGAATTGCGCTGGCATTGTCGACAGGCCATTCATGGTGGCTCATTCTTTCTTTGGCAGTCGTTCATGCCATTTTCATCATGGCAGACTCTGCCACCTTGACAGCTGGTTTGGTGATCAGCGCTCAGAAAAATATCAAGGGTGCCGCAATGGGCTTGCATTCTTTAATGGGCTTTGGCGGTGGCTTGCTAGGACCCGCTATTTTTGGTTTTGTGCTTGATATCGCGGGTTCTCGTTCATCGCATTCCGCTTGGGTGTGGGCCTATATAGCGATTGTGATCTGGGGTGTTTTATTTGTGCTCTATGAGCGGCGTAAGGGTTGGGTTGAAAAACAGATTAATGAGCGCTCATGA
- a CDS encoding Bug family tripartite tricarboxylate transporter substrate binding protein, producing the protein MNSRSSITRFLQACASIMIGLTSPLAFADTYPSKPIKAIVPFAPGSTTDQIGRAFATKMSESLGQPVVIENKPGANGLIGADFIAKAPADGYTILIGTNSTNAALKSLVKNLPYNQDTAFTPIGYFGSAPLIVAINNDIPAKSLNGFVSLAKANPGKMSFAYASTSQRVSSEMLMSFADIKMIGVSYKSGPNAMTDLIGGQVSMFTSDFGVSLPQVQAGKIRGLAVTSLKRSPVIPELPTVNEALGTKGYELIAFFAAFGPAGMPRDAVLKLNQAINNAAKSKDLVERLSANGFETAPGTPEALGQKIKLETAKWAQAIKAAGMEPE; encoded by the coding sequence ATGAATAGTAGATCCTCAATCACACGCTTTCTGCAGGCTTGTGCCAGCATCATGATTGGCCTTACGAGCCCTCTAGCGTTCGCTGACACCTACCCTTCAAAACCAATCAAAGCGATTGTTCCATTTGCGCCGGGAAGTACAACCGATCAAATTGGACGTGCATTTGCAACAAAAATGTCAGAGTCCTTGGGGCAACCTGTCGTTATTGAGAATAAACCTGGGGCTAATGGTCTTATTGGTGCAGACTTTATAGCTAAAGCACCTGCAGACGGTTACACCATTTTAATTGGCACCAATAGCACCAATGCAGCCCTTAAAAGCCTCGTTAAAAATTTGCCTTATAACCAAGATACAGCCTTTACCCCTATTGGCTACTTTGGCTCGGCGCCTCTGATCGTAGCCATTAATAATGACATCCCAGCAAAATCCTTAAATGGATTTGTATCTTTAGCCAAAGCTAATCCGGGGAAGATGAGCTTTGCTTATGCCAGTACATCACAACGCGTTTCTTCAGAAATGTTGATGAGCTTTGCTGATATCAAAATGATTGGGGTGTCATACAAGAGTGGCCCTAATGCAATGACCGATTTAATCGGCGGTCAAGTGAGTATGTTTACCTCTGACTTTGGCGTCTCCTTGCCTCAGGTACAAGCCGGAAAAATTCGCGGACTAGCAGTGACTTCTCTAAAGCGCTCTCCAGTCATTCCAGAATTGCCAACCGTCAATGAGGCATTAGGCACCAAAGGATATGAATTAATTGCCTTCTTTGCAGCTTTTGGGCCTGCAGGCATGCCAAGAGATGCAGTCCTCAAGCTCAATCAAGCCATCAATAATGCCGCCAAATCAAAAGATTTAGTGGAGCGATTATCCGCCAATGGCTTTGAAACAGCACCTGGTACACCAGAAGCGCTTGGTCAAAAAATTAAACTGGAAACTGCTAAATGGGCGCAGGCTATCAAGGCCGCAGGCATGGAGCCTGAGTAA
- a CDS encoding 2OG-Fe dioxygenase family protein — protein sequence MADLQTISSHWEGLPRDPYLKDGGRYRFRRHASYEVKSGSLTLVPHRAHWQSVDYNALHGGIERWFEPIGAGVLNNPAWQRVLLGLAHVLSSLKPVTTWFVEAHQFRIDTTDGISRPTPEGAHRDGVDFVAVFLLDRVGIKGGETRIFEANGSAGLRFTLTQPWSLLLMNDERMIHESTPIRPLGNYGYRDTLVLTYRSNGFQDSPNRSQQ from the coding sequence TTGGCAGACTTACAAACAATCTCGTCTCACTGGGAAGGTCTTCCTAGAGATCCCTATTTAAAAGATGGTGGACGCTACCGTTTTCGGCGACACGCTAGTTATGAGGTTAAGAGTGGAAGTTTGACGCTAGTGCCGCATCGAGCGCACTGGCAATCCGTTGACTACAATGCGCTGCATGGTGGCATCGAGCGCTGGTTTGAACCGATTGGAGCGGGGGTATTAAATAATCCCGCTTGGCAAAGGGTATTACTTGGATTAGCTCATGTGCTTAGCAGCTTAAAACCAGTGACTACTTGGTTTGTCGAAGCGCATCAGTTTCGGATTGACACTACGGATGGTATCAGTCGTCCAACACCAGAGGGTGCCCACCGAGACGGTGTAGATTTTGTAGCAGTGTTTTTGCTGGATCGTGTCGGCATCAAAGGTGGTGAAACTAGAATATTTGAAGCAAATGGTTCTGCTGGCCTCCGCTTTACTTTGACTCAACCATGGTCTTTATTGCTCATGAATGATGAGCGCATGATTCATGAGTCAACGCCAATTCGTCCGCTGGGTAATTATGGTTATCGCGATACATTAGTGCTCACATATCGATCTAATGGATTCCAAGATTCACCCAATCGTAGCCAACAATAA
- a CDS encoding TAXI family TRAP transporter solute-binding subunit, producing the protein MNFIKKQMYNPFAVALGFCGLLIFIFGILWILVPPPPKSIELATGFPTGLYYQFAERLKTELAKDGVGLDVRATGGTIDNLALLSDPKSGVNFAMIQGGVADVSKYPQLVSIAGMFYEPIWVWYRESTFKSDGGRLQVLGQLKGKRVAIGNEGSGTLALSTALLKASGISESDFSPEKLKPDAAIDQLKSGKIDAVFIVAAAEAPILQKFYSIPEIRLMSFDQGDAYTRNLPYLSKVSVPRGLLSSVFSMTFLSKISQ; encoded by the coding sequence ATGAATTTCATTAAGAAACAAATGTATAACCCTTTTGCAGTTGCTTTAGGGTTTTGTGGTTTACTCATTTTTATTTTTGGCATTCTGTGGATTTTGGTTCCACCGCCTCCAAAAAGTATTGAGCTTGCGACTGGCTTTCCAACCGGTCTTTATTACCAATTTGCTGAAAGATTAAAGACCGAGTTGGCTAAAGATGGAGTGGGGCTTGATGTTAGGGCTACCGGCGGTACGATTGATAACCTTGCGCTACTGAGCGATCCTAAATCAGGCGTCAATTTTGCAATGATTCAAGGCGGTGTTGCAGATGTTAGCAAATATCCTCAATTAGTTTCGATTGCGGGAATGTTTTATGAGCCTATTTGGGTATGGTATCGAGAGTCTACTTTTAAGAGTGATGGCGGTCGTTTACAAGTTCTCGGTCAATTAAAAGGTAAGCGCGTTGCAATTGGTAATGAAGGTAGTGGAACTTTAGCCTTAAGCACGGCTTTACTTAAAGCGAGCGGTATTTCTGAGAGTGATTTCAGCCCGGAAAAACTAAAGCCTGATGCAGCAATTGATCAGTTGAAAAGTGGAAAAATTGATGCGGTATTTATTGTCGCTGCTGCTGAAGCGCCGATATTGCAAAAGTTTTACTCAATTCCAGAAATTCGTTTGATGAGTTTTGATCAAGGGGATGCCTACACACGCAACTTACCTTATCTATCAAAGGTCAGTGTTCCTCGAGGTTTGCTCAGCTCAGTATTCAGTATGACGTTCCTAAGCAAGATATCACAGTGA
- the ccmI gene encoding c-type cytochrome biogenesis protein CcmI, protein MASFIIAAFLLLVLVLVLLLRPLIFKRNTEGVSRRQMNAVIYREELDKLAAEHAAGLMNSEEYEMSHAEMRQRLFQDVSEEDDRSVMGSPKKTAIALCILISFFSCGLYFYLGDALRVAQNNQERPVTQEGVEKMVAQFAAKMEKDPSNLQGWAMLARSYRIMGRNADAAKAYGRAGSFVDSDPELLAEFADVLASNANGSFAGKPLQLIGQALKLDPNNLLALWLSGTASFNDGDYKKAVQTWEKLAKQLPPNSDEARAIKGSIDQARSKSGITNPIASIKRISGTIEIAPNLQSKIRPGDTVMVIARQAGERMPIAVLKTTVTSFPMRFELDDALAMNPSMPLSQFEQLTVEARITKSGMAKPEVGDLISVVKTVKVGANSVRLLVDQVRQ, encoded by the coding sequence ATGGCTAGTTTTATCATCGCCGCTTTTTTATTGCTTGTCCTGGTGCTAGTGCTGCTGTTACGGCCTCTTATTTTTAAGCGCAATACTGAAGGGGTCTCCCGACGTCAGATGAATGCGGTAATTTATCGAGAAGAGCTGGATAAATTGGCCGCAGAACATGCCGCTGGTCTGATGAATTCCGAGGAATACGAAATGAGCCATGCAGAAATGCGGCAACGTCTATTTCAAGATGTTAGTGAAGAAGATGATCGATCTGTAATGGGTTCGCCAAAGAAAACGGCAATTGCACTTTGTATATTGATCTCTTTCTTTTCTTGCGGGCTCTATTTTTATTTGGGTGATGCTTTGCGGGTTGCGCAAAACAATCAAGAAAGACCAGTGACTCAAGAAGGTGTTGAAAAAATGGTAGCTCAGTTTGCTGCCAAGATGGAAAAGGATCCCAGTAATTTGCAGGGATGGGCCATGTTGGCGCGCTCATACCGCATTATGGGCCGCAATGCCGACGCTGCAAAAGCTTACGGGCGTGCCGGCAGCTTTGTTGATTCTGATCCAGAGTTATTGGCTGAATTCGCTGATGTTTTAGCCAGCAATGCAAATGGAAGTTTTGCAGGAAAACCTTTGCAGTTGATTGGACAAGCGCTCAAACTTGACCCGAATAATTTATTAGCACTTTGGCTTTCGGGGACTGCTTCGTTCAATGATGGTGACTACAAAAAAGCTGTACAGACATGGGAAAAGTTGGCAAAGCAGTTGCCCCCAAATTCTGATGAAGCGCGTGCGATCAAGGGCTCTATTGATCAGGCTCGATCTAAAAGTGGTATTACAAATCCGATTGCCAGTATAAAGAGAATCTCTGGCACTATTGAAATAGCGCCTAATTTGCAATCGAAGATTAGGCCTGGTGATACGGTGATGGTAATTGCTCGTCAAGCTGGTGAGCGTATGCCAATAGCCGTTCTCAAAACCACTGTCACCAGTTTTCCAATGCGCTTTGAATTAGACGATGCATTAGCCATGAATCCCAGTATGCCGCTTTCTCAGTTTGAGCAGCTTACCGTGGAGGCACGGATTACTAAGTCGGGAATGGCTAAGCCTGAAGTGGGCGATTTAATTTCTGTAGTGAAAACCGTGAAGGTAGGTGCAAATTCAGTGCGGTTATTAGTTGATCAAGTTCGGCAGTAA
- a CDS encoding cytochrome c-type biogenesis protein: MRVLFSVFFCMLCLQPAVANDAVPLADDPVVEQRLISISEEMRCLVCQNESLAGSRSDLANDLRREIRTLIKEGKSDDQIRSFMVERYGDFVLYRPPVKPITWLLWIGPFVILLIGVGVLLIYLRRRNEAPSAKALSAEDNQQMDALLNTIDQQDKGGANG, encoded by the coding sequence ATGAGGGTTCTATTTTCCGTCTTCTTCTGCATGCTGTGTTTACAACCCGCTGTTGCAAACGATGCAGTCCCCTTGGCTGATGACCCAGTTGTGGAGCAACGCTTAATTAGCATCTCTGAAGAAATGCGTTGTTTGGTTTGTCAGAATGAATCTTTGGCTGGTTCGCGTTCAGATTTGGCGAATGACTTACGTCGCGAGATACGCACATTGATTAAAGAGGGTAAGAGTGATGATCAAATTCGATCTTTTATGGTCGAGCGTTACGGTGACTTTGTGTTATATCGCCCCCCAGTAAAGCCCATTACTTGGTTGTTGTGGATTGGCCCCTTTGTTATTTTGCTAATAGGTGTAGGTGTTTTATTGATTTATCTGCGCCGTCGTAATGAGGCGCCATCTGCAAAAGCCTTATCTGCAGAAGATAATCAACAGATGGATGCTTTATTAAATACCATCGATCAACAGGATAAGGGTGGAGCAAATGGCTAG
- a CDS encoding DsbE family thiol:disulfide interchange protein produces the protein MKAKFLIPLILFVVLVGFLAIGLNRDPHEVPSPLISKPAPAFDIPQLEQSNKTFSPESMKGQVWILNVWASWCVACREEHPVLVELANSGQAPLIGLDYKDQRADALAMLSKQGNPYKLSSFDGNGRVGIDYGVYGVPETYVIDKAGIIRFKQIGPVTREILNQKIYPLLDELKKS, from the coding sequence ATGAAAGCGAAGTTTTTGATTCCACTCATCCTGTTTGTTGTTCTAGTGGGTTTTCTCGCAATTGGACTCAATCGCGATCCGCATGAAGTGCCTTCGCCCTTAATTAGCAAACCTGCACCTGCTTTTGATATTCCACAGTTAGAGCAAAGTAACAAAACATTTTCTCCTGAGAGTATGAAAGGTCAAGTCTGGATACTCAATGTCTGGGCTTCTTGGTGTGTTGCTTGTCGCGAAGAGCATCCTGTTTTAGTTGAGTTAGCAAACTCAGGGCAGGCTCCCTTGATCGGTTTGGATTACAAAGATCAGCGTGCAGACGCCTTGGCGATGCTTTCAAAGCAAGGTAATCCCTATAAGCTTTCTAGCTTTGATGGTAATGGCCGAGTTGGTATTGACTATGGAGTTTATGGTGTACCAGAAACCTATGTCATCGATAAAGCTGGAATTATTCGCTTTAAGCAAATAGGACCGGTTACCAGAGAGATTCTGAATCAGAAGATATATCCCTTATTGGATGAGCTTAAAAAGTCATGA
- a CDS encoding heme lyase CcmF/NrfE family subunit, producing MIPEFGHYALVLALCIALIQGVLPLVGAHFGRREFLILARPAAQTVFLLLAIAFGVLAWSFYVNDFSVLYVAEHSNSQLPVIYRLGAVWGGHEGSLLLWIFLLSTWTILVAQLSQSLDEFMVARVIGVLGLVSGGLLLFVLTTSNPFERLLPAAQDGRSLNPLLQDPGLVFHPPMLYMGYVGFSVAFAFAIASLLSGRLDAAWARWSRPWTTAAWVFLTLGIALGSWWAYYELGWGGWWFWDPVENASFIPWLVGTALLHSLAVTEKRGGFKSWTVLLAITAFSLSLLGTFLVRSGVLTSVHAFATDPRRGIFILIFLSLVVGSSLTLYAWRAPKNTLGGKFSLSSREAFILLGNVFLVVSAGSVLLGTLYPLLIDALHLGKISVGPPYFNSVFVPIMIPLLVLMGVGPWASWKHTNLVVVIKRLWVVGLLAVIAGATIPLVMGQFTWLAGLGFLLAFWVIGSGCLQIARQTKLGKPTRSFIGMQVAHLGIAIFVIGVTMVGAYQEEKDVRMFAGDTVSVGGYQIQLQGVQSVPGPNYDAIRGTFLLSKDGVIQANLYPEKRSYFSSSMPMTEAAIHVSLTRDIYVSLGEELADKAWAVRVYYKPFVDWIWGGCLFMALGGILAISDKRYRNKLKRIAS from the coding sequence ATGATTCCTGAGTTTGGCCATTACGCTTTAGTTTTAGCGCTCTGTATTGCTTTGATACAAGGCGTTCTACCCTTAGTGGGCGCGCATTTTGGCCGTCGCGAATTTTTAATTTTGGCAAGACCGGCAGCTCAAACCGTATTCTTGTTGTTAGCCATTGCATTTGGAGTATTGGCATGGAGTTTTTACGTCAATGATTTCTCGGTCCTCTATGTGGCAGAGCATTCAAACTCTCAGTTACCGGTGATTTATCGCTTGGGCGCAGTCTGGGGCGGTCATGAAGGCTCGTTATTGCTGTGGATATTTTTATTAAGTACTTGGACAATTCTGGTTGCACAGCTATCCCAATCCTTAGATGAATTTATGGTGGCGCGAGTCATTGGTGTTTTGGGTTTAGTCAGTGGCGGACTGCTTCTATTTGTTCTGACAACATCTAATCCATTTGAACGCTTATTGCCTGCAGCGCAAGATGGTCGCTCACTCAATCCACTCTTACAAGATCCTGGCTTAGTCTTTCATCCGCCGATGTTATATATGGGCTATGTGGGATTCTCAGTAGCCTTTGCCTTTGCGATTGCCTCTCTGTTATCGGGCAGATTAGATGCTGCCTGGGCGCGCTGGTCACGCCCCTGGACAACTGCGGCATGGGTGTTCTTGACGCTCGGTATTGCATTGGGTTCTTGGTGGGCTTATTACGAATTAGGCTGGGGTGGATGGTGGTTCTGGGATCCGGTTGAAAACGCCTCCTTTATTCCTTGGTTGGTTGGTACCGCTTTATTGCATTCACTAGCGGTTACTGAAAAGCGTGGCGGATTTAAGAGTTGGACAGTTTTATTGGCTATCACTGCTTTCTCTTTGTCATTGCTGGGAACGTTCTTGGTTCGGTCTGGTGTGCTGACCTCTGTGCACGCATTTGCAACCGACCCAAGGCGCGGCATTTTTATTTTGATTTTCTTATCGCTAGTAGTAGGCTCATCGCTTACCCTCTACGCTTGGCGGGCTCCTAAAAATACACTGGGTGGAAAATTTAGTTTGAGCTCAAGAGAAGCCTTTATTTTGCTAGGTAACGTATTTTTAGTAGTGTCTGCAGGCTCTGTATTGCTAGGAACTTTATACCCGTTATTAATAGACGCTTTGCACTTGGGAAAAATTTCAGTTGGGCCTCCTTACTTTAATAGCGTGTTTGTACCCATCATGATTCCACTCTTGGTGTTAATGGGTGTTGGTCCATGGGCGAGCTGGAAACATACCAATTTAGTGGTGGTGATCAAGCGCTTATGGGTTGTAGGACTTCTTGCAGTCATCGCTGGGGCGACTATTCCTTTGGTAATGGGTCAATTTACCTGGTTAGCTGGACTTGGATTCTTGCTCGCTTTTTGGGTGATTGGATCAGGCTGCTTGCAAATTGCACGTCAGACTAAACTTGGAAAACCTACTCGTTCATTTATCGGGATGCAGGTTGCTCATTTGGGGATTGCCATATTTGTGATTGGCGTCACGATGGTGGGCGCTTATCAAGAAGAAAAAGATGTACGTATGTTTGCAGGTGATACGGTCTCTGTTGGTGGCTACCAAATTCAGTTACAAGGCGTGCAATCTGTTCCTGGGCCTAACTATGATGCGATACGTGGCACTTTCCTGTTGAGTAAGGATGGCGTCATACAAGCAAATCTTTACCCAGAAAAACGTAGTTATTTTTCATCTTCGATGCCGATGACCGAAGCGGCGATTCATGTCAGCTTAACGCGTGATATTTATGTCTCGCTCGGAGAAGAGTTGGCTGATAAAGCCTGGGCTGTTAGGGTCTATTACAAGCCTTTTGTTGACTGGATCTGGGGTGGTTGTTTATTCATGGCACTGGGCGGTATTTTGGCCATTTCCGATAAGCGCTATCGTAATAAGCTAAAGAGAATTGCTTCATGA
- the ccmE gene encoding cytochrome c maturation protein CcmE, translating to MKPRHQRALIIVAALIVIGVAALLILNALNSNIALYVTPSEVAAGKAPKDQAFRIGGMVKEGSLERDGLTVHFVITDLVKDIPVSYTGILPDLFKEGKGAVIQGRMDANGQFVASEVLAKHDENYMPPEAKHALEQAQKNSVTNRSGNGSGK from the coding sequence GTGAAGCCAAGACATCAGCGTGCGTTAATTATTGTTGCAGCACTCATCGTCATTGGTGTTGCTGCCCTACTGATTTTGAATGCCCTTAATAGCAATATTGCCCTTTATGTCACTCCGAGTGAGGTGGCTGCTGGTAAGGCGCCAAAGGATCAAGCCTTTCGTATCGGAGGTATGGTGAAAGAGGGGTCACTAGAGCGTGATGGTTTGACGGTACATTTCGTGATTACTGATTTAGTAAAGGATATTCCTGTCTCATATACGGGCATTCTTCCGGATTTGTTCAAAGAGGGTAAGGGTGCGGTGATTCAGGGGCGCATGGACGCAAACGGTCAGTTTGTTGCCAGTGAAGTTCTGGCAAAGCATGATGAAAACTACATGCCGCCAGAGGCAAAGCATGCGCTTGAGCAAGCTCAAAAAAATAGTGTGACTAATCGAAGTGGAAATGGAAGTGGCAAATGA
- a CDS encoding heme ABC transporter permease has product MSQENHFSNNRLVNWFRLSSPSTFYPLAGELIPLFWILAVLFGTAGLWISFFVAPVDAVQGQGYRIIFVHVPASWMSMFIYMVMAFWAALGLIFNTRLSAMMAQALAPIGAWMAFLSLWTGAFWGKPMWGAWWVWDARLTSELILLFLYLGFIALQASIDNPRRADKAGAILALVGVVNVPVIYFSVKWWNTLHQGASVSLTKAPAMAQTMLWGMLLMALCFWMYTIAIALMRVRTIILERESHADWVRQLDEVKTNVE; this is encoded by the coding sequence ATGAGTCAAGAAAATCATTTTTCCAATAACCGATTAGTGAACTGGTTTAGATTGTCCAGTCCCAGCACTTTTTATCCGCTGGCAGGAGAGCTCATTCCACTTTTTTGGATCTTGGCGGTTTTGTTTGGTACTGCTGGATTGTGGATAAGCTTTTTTGTTGCCCCTGTGGATGCCGTTCAAGGTCAGGGGTATCGGATTATCTTTGTTCATGTTCCCGCCTCCTGGATGTCCATGTTTATTTATATGGTGATGGCCTTTTGGGCGGCACTAGGATTAATTTTTAATACCCGTTTATCCGCGATGATGGCGCAAGCACTTGCACCAATTGGCGCATGGATGGCGTTTCTATCTTTGTGGACTGGCGCCTTCTGGGGTAAGCCCATGTGGGGTGCTTGGTGGGTTTGGGATGCACGCCTAACTTCAGAGCTGATCTTATTATTTCTTTACTTGGGATTTATTGCTTTGCAAGCTTCTATTGATAACCCACGTCGCGCCGATAAAGCGGGTGCAATCTTGGCTTTAGTAGGCGTGGTGAATGTTCCAGTGATCTATTTCTCGGTGAAGTGGTGGAATACCTTGCACCAAGGAGCTTCTGTGTCTTTGACAAAAGCCCCCGCTATGGCACAAACCATGTTGTGGGGAATGTTATTAATGGCACTTTGTTTTTGGATGTATACCATTGCGATAGCGTTGATGCGGGTCCGCACTATTATTCTGGAGCGTGAATCTCATGCTGACTGGGTAAGACAATTAGACGAGGTAAAAACTAATGTGGAATAG
- the ccmB gene encoding heme exporter protein CcmB: MNALFSMVKRDLLLVMRRKSEVLTALFFFVVVTSLFPLGIGADAVLLRKIAPGIIWVAALLSTLLGLQRMFAADYADGALEQLTLSPQPMILLIAGKIIAHWIVCGLPLVLLAPVIGLQFNLDGSSLYVLMASLLLGTPVLSLLGSIGAALTLGVRGGSVLMSLIILPLYIPVLIFGAGAVYASSVGLDTSGHFSLLGALLILALAFVPWVSTAAVKIAIE, translated from the coding sequence ATGAACGCCTTGTTTTCTATGGTCAAGCGCGATTTACTGTTGGTAATGCGCCGCAAGAGTGAAGTGCTCACAGCACTCTTTTTCTTTGTAGTGGTTACTAGTTTATTTCCGCTGGGTATTGGTGCTGATGCTGTTTTGTTGCGAAAAATTGCCCCAGGAATTATTTGGGTAGCAGCCTTGCTCTCAACCTTATTGGGTTTGCAAAGAATGTTTGCCGCCGATTATGCGGATGGTGCTTTAGAGCAATTGACGCTATCTCCTCAGCCGATGATCTTGCTAATTGCAGGGAAAATCATCGCCCATTGGATTGTGTGCGGGCTACCCCTAGTGTTGCTAGCTCCTGTGATTGGTCTGCAGTTTAATTTAGATGGCAGCTCTTTGTATGTACTGATGGCAAGCTTATTACTAGGTACTCCCGTACTATCTTTATTGGGATCCATTGGCGCTGCGCTGACTCTGGGTGTGAGAGGTGGCAGTGTTTTGATGAGTTTGATCATTTTGCCTTTATATATTCCAGTTCTGATTTTTGGTGCTGGAGCGGTTTATGCCTCCAGTGTGGGCTTAGACACATCGGGACATTTTTCCTTGCTGGGCGCTTTATTGATTTTGGCTTTAGCATTTGTACCTTGGGTCAGCACTGCTGCCGTGAAGATTGCGATTGAATAA
- the ccmA gene encoding cytochrome c biogenesis heme-transporting ATPase CcmA, which yields MTANFTHIDSYPSSALQAHGLSCIRGEKTLFADISFQVSSGECLHVRGENGVGKTSLLRLLTGLSKAESGEVFWNGQSIFSDASSYHRQLLFLGHRDALKEELTALENLQMYAMIDDVNLSAHKALAALWRFGLRGRENLPVHYLSAGQKRRVLMARMLTRQASLWILDEPFNALDINAVKELEHLIASHLDCGGMLILTSHQAIELPKIKVLDL from the coding sequence ATGACAGCCAATTTCACCCATATCGACAGCTATCCAAGCTCGGCGCTTCAAGCGCATGGATTGAGCTGTATTCGTGGAGAAAAGACATTATTTGCAGATATTAGTTTTCAGGTGTCTTCAGGCGAATGCCTTCATGTACGCGGTGAGAATGGAGTTGGTAAAACCAGTTTATTGCGCTTGCTGACAGGATTGTCTAAGGCAGAGTCAGGCGAAGTATTTTGGAATGGCCAATCCATTTTCAGTGATGCTAGCTCCTATCACCGGCAATTATTATTTTTAGGTCATCGCGATGCGCTTAAAGAGGAGCTCACTGCATTAGAAAATTTGCAGATGTATGCAATGATTGATGATGTCAATCTATCAGCTCATAAAGCCTTGGCCGCGCTATGGCGATTTGGTTTGCGAGGCCGAGAGAATTTACCAGTCCATTATTTGTCTGCTGGGCAGAAGCGTCGCGTTCTGATGGCACGCATGTTGACTCGTCAAGCTAGCTTATGGATTTTGGATGAGCCCTTTAATGCTTTAGATATAAATGCTGTTAAGGAGCTTGAGCATTTAATTGCATCGCATCTTGATTGTGGCGGTATGCTGATATTGACCAGCCATCAGGCCATAGAGCTACCGAAGATCAAGGTCTTAGATCTATGA